The DNA segment agttggatttatatatgatatcaacacatatttttctttgaaggtGAAGGGCACTAACTTATAATTTTCACTTGTTTGTGAAGAACAGCCCCACCTCTTCCCACAGTATTCGCGGACAACTGACATAGAATCATGCTCGTTAAAGATAATTGGACAAACATTTGATGATGATTTCAATTGACAGTGTAACCATTTTGTGAAATTTATTTGGAATCGATGTTATAAAAATAAGCAACGGCGAGAAAGCAAGAACATATTTGGttgaattttcataaaaaaataagaatatatttGGTTGATCGATTTTTTAGTTTGAGTCAATCAAGCACTCTATTATTTTTAAGCTCTCGGATAAGAGTAAGATATGTTAGtcgagataatttttttttaaaggttaGTCAAAATTTCTCAGCGAATCAGTCCGATTCAGCTCAATTTAAGATTGAATTGGGTCCAACCCAACTCTAAGAATCCGGATTCAGACCCAAAAaaagaaccaattaaataaacCAACCGATAATTTGGTGAATTGATCAATTATACGccaaagggaaaaaaaaaaaaaaattactacttGTCCCTTGATAGGCATCGGCTCATTGACAAGACACGCAAAtgatattcacaaaaaaaataaaaacccaaAAGCGAGAATAATAATCAGAGTAATCAGAAGGGCTGAATATAcgtttaaattgaaaattcaaagcaTATTCCAAcactatatataatttaaagcACTAGATATCCAAAATATGAACCTTCAAGTTTATCTGAAATTTCTCATATAGACAACATGCTGATGCGACAATTATTGTAAAATAAGAAAACACATATCGGTAAAGAATTACTTGCTCCGTCCCGTGTTTTAAAAACATTGATGCCGTAGGATTTTCCTGATAAAAAACACGAACAAGACTCCTTCAACCTACCCAACTTTATGCAACTCAACCCTACTCAGAATGGTTTTTAAAACCAGTACCTTTTCAAACTAAATGACCTCGTTAGAATTTGACTGTACCTTTCAGCTTCAAATCTCATTTCATCACTAAGATTTGATGAGTTGCAAACAGccaaatgaaatatataataaacatCTGCCGGCtctatatttttatgaaatttttcgGTACGGGTTCAAACATGTCGTGTGTGCATTTGATAGTCTATATACATGAACATGATCTAGTGTCACATAGTATATCAGTTCTAAGTATCAAATGATAGCCTAATTATTCTATCTTGGCATCAAGAAATGGCCAAAGATCCTAAACTTCAGCTCTCTTTTCTTAGTTCTTTACAAATCTGTGGACCAAAGAATCCTACTTCATCGGTTAAAAACCCTGTACCTGCTGTTACATACATGGTCTCCCCCCTGGTTATCCTAATCCTCCACCATCTACACCATCTCAGTCCAAGTCTAGAAGCAATATTGGAACATCAAAGATAGCGCCGTTTGAGTCTGAGTGTCAATCAATGCAATGCACAATGCATGGAATGATCGACGATGAATATTCATTACAGATATTTTAAGACAAGAAGAGAAGGTAAGGAGAAAATGTACAACTCTCCTATTTCAAGTGACTCTGAAGAAACACTTGTCCTAATGCAGCTTCCAGGATTGAAAAGAGAAACTAAAagacaaagaaaaagaaatcaatAGCTAGCATCAATACAACTACTACATCAGTAGACAGCAATGAGAAAGACAGCCTATTTTCTCCTCCGAGCTCCAACTCATcccataattataatttatctgcAATAAACAATTATTGAGGAACCCCTCAATCGAAGAAACAAGCAGATAGTCAAGAAAAGTGTAAGAGCACGAATATTTAAGAGCTTTGGTTCAAAAGAATGGAAAGATGATGAAATGACAGTGCCCATAGGTGAGTCGAAGGAAAAGAATATGACTTCACGGAAGATGGTTCTGGACATGACCGCTGGAAAAGTAAATAAGAGTTTTGTAGTGGTGAAGAGGTCAGTTGATCCCTTTGAGGATTTCAAGACATCAATGCAGGAAATGATTCTGGATAAACAGATTTTTCGACTCAAATAAATAGAAGAGATATTGATGAGCTTCCTTTCTCCCAATTCAAGACTACATCATGAAATTATAGAGGCGTTTACAGAGATTTGGAAGGAAGTGTATGGCAGATCATGGAGCTAGTGTGGAATTTCTAGGATGTGAGAAGTCATAATATGTAAGTGCGATGACTGTGGTCGGGGGAAAGGGTTACACAACAACACAAACTCTTTAGGAAATATGGATTAGAGGGGAATTGATCACCCAAAACTTCATCTTTCAACCATGATTTATAATAAATGAATGGATACACAAAAACTTAAGAATTacgaattttttgaaaaaatcaataaatatccTAGAATAATGGCCGCCGGAGACGGCACTCTTCAACATACATTACAAATTCACAAGAGATAATTTGTCAGATCTAAATCTCAAGAGCATCAGATGCACACATGATTAAGCATTCATACAAATTGATACAACATTAGATTAAAATGAACGGCCTTACTGTTCGATACAATCAGAAACAGAAGACACCGCTGTACCCTCAAAAAATTTGACATGGCATAGTTCTCCACCAGTTTCATCAGCAAACCTGATCTTTTTCCCCTCCCTGGGGGCAGCATATTTGTAAGCATCTACGTTGTTTGGAGCCAGTTTCTACAAGAAAGAGTAAATGTTATTAAGTTGGGACTCGGGAGATGTCTGAATGCAAGGGTATAAATACCGCATCTTTGATTACTAAAAGCAAAATACTGGCTTCTTTTGCACAAGTACATGCTCCtacttactttttttaaaataacattttaaaattttcaaatttgacCCAACTGAATTTGCAGCAGTTTCATTTTAGGCGAAATGCTTCAGATCGCCTAAAACCGTTCCCAATTCATAAAGTGAATTTCCAACTTGAATTGGAGGTACGAACAAAAAACTTATGGCAGAGAGTACAAACCATTATTTTACAAAAGCGGTTGCAGTCCCTCGACATCATATTTAGCCACTTTGTCGCTGCCTCTTCAGTTTTTGTAGCATTATCAATGGCTAGTTTAACCTGCCAACCAAGAAACAGAACATGACCAAGTTAAAACTAGGGCAGTGTATCTGCTCCATGCAAGCGATACTTTTGCATTTTCAGAAATCTAAGTGCGTATCATCCAAAAGTTATTGTGTTTGGGCTAGttcacgaaatatttttcatatcgCATTTGTCCGAACGAAGtttaaaaatgaagaacatTTCATTGATTCGATTTAAGGATTTAAATTACTATATTGAACCCGTAGCCAATCCCCTGGATACATTAATATTCAGGAATTTTGTGTAATGCTCATGTCAATCAATCATCTCTAAGACATTATTAGCTCAGAAGAAGAATACGGCAGAGAAGAGAGATTGGGACAGAAGTTACCTCATTATTGTGTATAATGAGACAGATAAAGGTTCAACAAGGTTGAAGGAAAAAACAGTTTTTTTCGagaaatatttgcaacttttacATGGGCTCAAAGGAACAAGTGAAATATAGAATTTGATCGCCAGAAGTCTAGCAACCCTACTTTTAATTCATAGAGTTAGTGACCTGAATTCTGATGAATCTGTCCAAAAAGTTAGTGGTACGACATATGTGATACAATTTTAGTTATGAGATTTTTTAGAGGTCTGAATGGTGCATTTTAGGTTCAAGGATTTGAATTGCAGTTCTGCATGGTGTTGTCGACCGAGCCGTCACTCTACTCTAGCATTAGATATTTGATATAAATTATTCTCTTCTCTGCCATTGTTTTTTACACATCAAAGTCTTCCATGTAGATCCGGGTGTTCTCCGGCTTTAAGTTTGTTGTATATGTTCATTATTGTCACATGAATAAACATATACAAGAAGAGAGATGAACTGAAAGGAGTGACTTGTTCAACTCAAGGATGCTGGATGACAAGTGATCAATGACAAAGTCGATTTTCACTCATGAAGCGAATCCATTTGAAGATTGAAACCATATTCAGAAGACTAAACTACAAGGAAAGTATTATGAAGGTTCCATCTCTTCCGTACACACACCATATGGTGGAAAGGTCTTAAACATCCATTCGACACATTAAATGCTAATCTATACGTAATTTCGTATTTGTAATATCCATTAATGAATTTCCAAAAAGACAAGTGATTTTAAGAAACTCGAGTTCCtaatttttagtaaagttaGACATCAttataaataacatattattcTACATCAAAAAATTTCCTAGAACTTAAGCATGTGATAAAAACTAATGGGCATAACTGAAATGTGCATTTGGAATCACCAACAGAAATGGAAGTTGCTAAAAACAGAAGTTCAGTGACGTAACAAAGAGGACTACATTCTTAAGAACCTACAAATGCAGCATACATACCTCATCTGCATCATTCTTCACGGAAGAATTGCGACATACTTCAAATAGTAATTTTTGTTCCACGATGTCCTTCATGGACTTCAACTCACTCATCAGCTTCACGGCAAGTGACTCAATGTCATGCATCTGCCGCTGTGAGAATACAATAGCACTTTCAGAACAGTATTTGATGGATGCACATCCAGTACTAAGGTTAGGTAGGCTGCGTGAAATACGAGAACTGTCATCATTGCGTTGGGTTTTCTTTGGTCTCTGCGTGATTTGTCTGGGATTTGTAACAGCTTTTCTTCGGCTAAGTTTCCCAAGGTCTGcgaataacataaaaattaaaatgttggATATCTAGGGATGAAGACTTCTTCCCAGTTAAAGAGAATGTAGACAGTAAAAAATTTCCACATGTTAATGTGTAAATCACCATACTACATTTTTAAGACAACTAAAAGGTGCCATTATTATGAAAGTTAAAATTTCCTTCAGTTAAAAAAGTTGAGATGGAGAAAAAAATTACTGTGATATGAAATGTGTTGTGTGCATCTTTATTCTGAAAACAAGCCCACCAAACATCACATATTTATCTTTGCAGAGTATATAGATCCTTTTCCCCAATAGCATTTAATAGAAAAAAGATGCAAGATACTCCACATCATCATTTCAAGCCCTGGAAAAATGAAGTGTCGTGCAAAAATTTTGCTTCACATGCAAGTCTTCCAAAGTGGCTATATCTTGACGAAAGCCACTCGATAAAACAGAGTTCCTCAACCCTATAATGCCAATATATTACGAAGTATACATCATCAGAGTAATTGTGCATTTGACTTACTGCATCTCGTAACATCATTGTAAAGTTCAACTGATTCCATCGCCGAGCACAATTTCTCTTGAGTAGATGGAGAGATAGCCTGAACATTTAAatcatgaaatttaaaatggtTCCACCGAGTATATTCAACCGAAAATCTCATGCAGAAAACTATATTTAACCTTCCGTGTTGAGAGGAGCCTTTCAGGATGCTGATGTTGGTCTGGAGTTAAGTGCACATGAGAACCACCGTAAGCTTTGTTTTCTGGAGATGATTCCTGTTTTTTCAGATAATCATATTGTTTTTCTGGAAAGTCCAGCTCATCTTTCTCCTCTGAGAGGttaatatttatttcatgattaaGTCCCATGCCACCAACATTATTATCAGCAGCCACATCAGAAACTTGAATGCCAGAACTGTTGCTCGGGTATGATATCTCTTCCATGCTGGATTGACAAAGCATGACCGAATTCCAACGCTCTGAAGGTTCATTTCTACAAGAAAGTGCCTTTCCAACCTCGTTTCGTCTCTCGAATGTTGGAGGCAAAACTAGAAACTCTGGACAACTCAAATCTAGATTTTCTCCTTTGACGCCCACACTATCCAGTGGAAAAACCATACGTGTAGGCTCAATATCCTCCAAATGGTCATATGAGATCTCATTAGTGAGGCAAATTTGGAATTCTTTCACAGGCAACAATGGTTCTCTATTTTCACTTTGAACAACCTCCAAAAATTTGTTTGGCGCTACACCGCAATAACTTGATCCTTTATTATAGTCAACGGATAAGTGGACTGGAAAAGTGCTTTGGCATGCTAATTGTTCGGCTTCTGGAGCCTCGGATTTAACATGAATAACTGGAGCTGTCTCATGTCCAACCAGAAGGGAGTCTTCAGAAACTAGATTCTGTTCAGATTTTACAGCAAAGGCAAAGGTTGAAGACATAGCAAAACTTCCATTCACGCATTTTCTTTTGGCATTTGAGTTCTTTGGGAGCTTTAATTTCAATCTAATAAGGGGCTCATCAAGGTCAGATTCATCTTGCAGTTTCTTTTCGTCTTCATCAGCTTTAACTGAATGCAGACCAATGCAACTAGATTTCTTTCTCTTCTCTTTGGATCTTTGTTTAAGCTGTTCCAATGTGGTGTCATCATCCAAATCACTTCCCATATCGTTATGGGAACATGGAGTAAAGTTGTCAGTTCTAGGTTTTATTTCACGTAATTTTCTCTCAGCCTTCGACAAACATGACATTCTACTTTCCACTTGGTCAGAGTCGAGCTCTGAATCTTTACCCGTATATAGTGAATCAATTATAAAATGTCGTCTTAGTCTTTTGGCCTCTTCACTTTTGTATACTTCAGTTAGACTCTTGAATGCAAGAGCTGGCCTTCTATGGGAATCTATATTACAAACTTTTATTTCCGCGCCACTCCTAATGGTATGGATAAAATGCTTATAACCTGAATCCATTGTTGCAGCAAGACTATTTGGCTACCTAGTGAACATATAGAATCAGAAAAAAATATGATGGGCCAGCAATCAATTTCCAAGAACGGGGTGACGAATCTGATCACAAGGAAAAATCAAAGTTAAGCTTGTGTATGAAAATAAACACAAGAAACTTTTTCCATATAAAAAAAACCATAATATCAACAAAACAAATTTGAAGCAGGCACATACTTCCGACAGAGTCCTTATACATCTTGGCATATGTACTTTAGAACTAATGAAGTGCTACAAGAAAAGCTTCTTAAAGCATGCTTCCGACCAAAAAAGCACAATAACACTTGAGATATAACCGATCGAAGTAACAAACCACTCGAAGAAAAGTCACCAGCAATTGAAACTCAAACTGATGGATCACAACCCTAATCAGGAGTTTTGACTCTACAAATTAAACATACAACACAAACTCTCCAACCATGATTCATTTCATCAATCCCTCATACttcataattaaaaatctaATAAGCTAACCCCGAAAGAAAATTTTCGACGACTGAAAACAACaggcatatttttatttacacaGCCCGAGGAATGATGTTCCGTCGCAATCAAAATATTGCAGACGTTTTTCAGATTTAGGGCATCAGTCAACAACATCAATCACCCAAATTCAGCAACTgacaaacaatttttttttaaacagaaATTAGTCAAGCTCAATTTCTGACATTACTAGACACTATCAGAAATGGGAACATCGAAGCAGCTATTTTTCTGTAGATTTTAGCTAGCGCTATATAAGCGTATCTAACCTTTGCATTCAAGCACCGGCCAGCGTCCTCCTCCTAGCCATGTAGATAGATCTCTCGATTTGGATGCGCCTTATCAggcaaaaaaacataaaaataattgaaacgAAATCAGCAACCAAGATTCGATTCGCGAAAGTCCAAAAAGTACAAACAAACTTGAACGCAAAACCACAAAAATCCAAAGCAAAGAGGTTTCACCTTTCTTCGAAACCTCAAAAATCAGCCGCTTGTAGGGAGAAAAAGGAAATGGATTTTAGTGACTATGGGATTTAGTAGTTGGTGTGTGTTATCTCGCGCCAGCGTTTGGCGGGAAGatgtttcattttttaattattttattattattattaacttttattaattttaaggggCCGGGTTGCTAGCCCTAGAGGGTAGACACGAACCcggtttattttttattggcCCAAACCGAAGTCGAGACCAGATCAACGTGTATGGATGTTGCAAACAGGATGGTCGAAGGGCGGATGGAGGTGGATTACTGCATGATGAGTCTGAACATTGAATCACA comes from the Primulina huaijiensis isolate GDHJ02 chromosome 8, ASM1229523v2, whole genome shotgun sequence genome and includes:
- the LOC140982504 gene encoding uncharacterized protein isoform X1, whose product is MDSGYKHFIHTIRSGAEIKVCNIDSHRRPALAFKSLTEVYKSEEAKRLRRHFIIDSLYTGKDSELDSDQVESRMSCLSKAERKLREIKPRTDNFTPCSHNDMGSDLDDDTTLEQLKQRSKEKRKKSSCIGLHSVKADEDEKKLQDESDLDEPLIRLKLKLPKNSNAKRKCVNGSFAMSSTFAFAVKSEQNLVSEDSLLVGHETAPVIHVKSEAPEAEQLACQSTFPVHLSVDYNKGSSYCGVAPNKFLEVVQSENREPLLPVKEFQICLTNEISYDHLEDIEPTRMVFPLDSVGVKGENLDLSCPEFLVLPPTFERRNEVGKALSCRNEPSERWNSVMLCQSSMEEISYPSNSSGIQVSDVAADNNVGGMGLNHEININLSEEKDELDFPEKQYDYLKKQESSPENKAYGGSHVHLTPDQHQHPERLLSTRKAISPSTQEKLCSAMESVELYNDVTRCNLGKLSRRKAVTNPRQITQRPKKTQRNDDSSRISRSLPNLSTGCASIKYCSESAIVFSQRQMHDIESLAVKLMSELKSMKDIVEQKLLFEVCRNSSVKNDADEVKLAIDNATKTEEAATKWLNMMSRDCNRFCKIMKLAPNNVDAYKYAAPREGKKIRFADETGGELCHVKFFEGTAVSSVSDCIEQ
- the LOC140982504 gene encoding uncharacterized protein isoform X2, with translation MDSGYKHFIHTIRSGAEIKVCNIDSHRRPALAFKSLTEVYKSEEAKRLRRHFIIDSLYTGKDSELDSDQVESRMSCLSKAERKLREIKPRTDNFTPCSHNDMGSDLDDDTTLEQLKQRSKEKRKKSSCIGLHSVKADEDEKKLQDESDLDEPLIRLKLKLPKNSNAKRKCVNGSFAMSSTFAFAVKSEQNLVSEDSLLVGHETAPVIHVKSEAPEAEQLACQSTFPVHLSVDYNKGSSYCGVAPNKFLEVVQSENREPLLPVKEFQICLTNEISYDHLEDIEPTRMVFPLDSVGVKGENLDLSCPEFLVLPPTFERRNEVGKALSCRNEPSERWNSVMLCQSSMEEISYPSNSSGIQVSDVAADNNVGGMGLNHEININLSEEKDELDFPEKQYDYLKKQESSPENKAYGGSHVHLTPDQHQHPERLLSTRKAISPSTQEKLCSAMESVELYNDVTRCNLGKLSRRKAVTNPRQITQRPKKTQRNDDSSRISRSLPNLSTGCASIKYCSESAIVFSQRQMHDIESLAVKLMSELKSMKDIVEQKLLFEVCRNSSVKNDADEVKLAIDNATKTEEAATKWLNMMSRDCNRFCKIMKLAPNNVDAYKYAAPREGKKIRFADETGGELCHVKFFEGTAVSSVSDCIEQ